A single genomic interval of bacterium harbors:
- a CDS encoding DUF499 domain-containing protein gives MAKLPWKPWHEVVNLREDLRSGELPLHMFAADLYEVLMQRGKRPIYEKPEEFFALTFPTYNLRQLVRDVVLRLAGKNDKAVRQLELTYGGGKTHTLITLRHLVTDPDKLPNLPSVAEFVQAIGQKPPKCRVAGLCFDKLDVEKGMEIASPAGKVRTLKQPWSILAYQIAGDEGLKLLHADGKAEERDSAPAENLLAELLELPARDGLGTLILVDEVLMYAREKVAQDPEWRSRLVNFFQYLTQAVAKVDRCCLVASLLATDPRKSDTLGREIQAELYDIFQRQREEAVEPVVKEDIAEVLRRRFFTTESLKDRESFRQHVVAALKGIQGVDEQTAKQGAEAEERFLKSYPFHPDLTEVLYSKWTQLARFQRTRGVLRTFALALRQAEKWDMSPLIGPAVFLSPPGFEGLSESLREMVAVADTEEWEGKKQAWTGILNSEFAQAIRIQDESVGLKFREIEQAVVATFLHSQPIGQTARTRDLLVLLGSTRPDKIELQKGLARWAQESYWLDDLYAAVAEGQLPATWRLGNRPNLTQMHAIAAKNIPEDVVRARLLDDISKTKALTANASAAGARVHTLPARPKDIEDDGAFHYAVLGPGAASESGKPSPEAKRFIDETTGPDRPRVYRNAVILLVPSRDGLELAMARARDYLGWEQVREEIKKQQKDGNVDPARAETLQINIEKAKARIPEAVKQAYCIVVTVSEKDEVQAFKITVTEDPHFNIIKSDKRSRVQDTAITAEALLPDGPYNLWRSGETSRRVKDLAGAFAQLPHLPKMLRSSAILDTLANGCEGGTFVLRLTRPDGSVRTWWMSRPDENAMNDPALELVLPEAAELGEISPALLAPKHLPGLWSADEITVDAVTRYFSGSTVVQVEREGYQEPMRIPKAGQAVVEKAIGLAVESGALWLLSGPASILGEPIPAGVLNATSKLCPPPAVIAAAEILPENLPAAWKDGVASALSVATALSVKAGKTLPWKTVRDVITAALQARFLVLDQASGPWPCDFPGAQSVKLKVPLDVPPPPPPPPPSNVLMASAELEPSEIQELGDAIPDLLKLKAKANTPFRFFVRIEMGDGKTIPPPEAAKEANKILKKVKEELQLGGGER, from the coding sequence ATGGCCAAGCTACCTTGGAAGCCGTGGCACGAGGTGGTCAATCTGCGAGAGGACCTGCGCTCCGGCGAACTCCCGCTTCATATGTTCGCCGCCGACCTCTACGAGGTCCTGATGCAGCGTGGCAAGCGCCCGATCTACGAGAAGCCCGAGGAGTTTTTCGCCCTTACCTTCCCGACCTACAACCTGCGCCAGCTCGTGCGCGACGTGGTTTTGCGGCTGGCCGGGAAGAACGACAAGGCCGTCCGCCAGTTGGAACTCACCTATGGGGGCGGCAAGACCCATACCCTGATCACGCTTCGCCACCTCGTTACCGATCCCGACAAGCTGCCCAATCTTCCGTCCGTTGCGGAATTTGTCCAGGCCATCGGCCAGAAGCCTCCCAAGTGCCGCGTGGCGGGGCTGTGCTTCGACAAGCTGGACGTCGAGAAGGGCATGGAAATCGCTTCCCCCGCGGGAAAGGTGCGCACCCTGAAGCAGCCCTGGAGCATCCTGGCCTACCAGATCGCGGGCGATGAAGGACTCAAGCTTCTGCACGCCGACGGCAAGGCGGAAGAACGCGATTCGGCCCCCGCCGAGAACCTCCTGGCGGAGCTCCTGGAACTCCCAGCCAGGGACGGGCTTGGGACCTTGATCCTCGTCGACGAGGTCTTGATGTACGCCCGCGAGAAGGTCGCCCAGGATCCCGAGTGGCGGTCCCGGCTCGTGAATTTCTTCCAGTACCTGACGCAGGCCGTGGCCAAGGTGGACCGCTGCTGCCTCGTGGCGTCGCTCCTGGCGACAGACCCGCGTAAAAGCGACACGCTTGGCCGCGAGATCCAGGCCGAGCTCTATGACATCTTCCAGCGGCAACGCGAAGAAGCGGTGGAACCGGTGGTCAAGGAGGATATCGCCGAAGTACTGCGCCGACGGTTCTTCACGACGGAGTCGCTCAAGGATCGGGAATCTTTCCGCCAGCACGTGGTGGCGGCCCTCAAAGGCATCCAGGGGGTCGACGAGCAGACGGCCAAGCAGGGTGCGGAGGCGGAGGAGCGGTTCCTGAAGAGCTATCCATTCCACCCCGATCTCACCGAGGTGCTTTACTCCAAGTGGACGCAGCTCGCTCGGTTCCAGCGAACCCGCGGGGTGCTGCGGACGTTCGCCTTGGCGCTCCGGCAAGCCGAAAAATGGGACATGAGCCCGCTCATCGGGCCCGCTGTGTTCCTTTCCCCGCCCGGCTTCGAGGGCTTGTCCGAGTCGCTGCGTGAGATGGTCGCCGTCGCCGACACCGAGGAGTGGGAAGGGAAGAAGCAGGCCTGGACCGGCATCCTGAATAGCGAGTTCGCCCAAGCGATACGGATCCAGGACGAATCGGTCGGTCTCAAGTTCCGGGAGATAGAGCAGGCCGTTGTGGCGACGTTTCTTCACTCCCAGCCTATCGGTCAGACGGCCAGAACGCGGGACCTCCTGGTTCTTCTGGGTTCTACCAGGCCTGACAAGATCGAGCTGCAAAAGGGCTTGGCCCGATGGGCGCAGGAGAGCTACTGGCTCGACGACCTCTACGCCGCCGTGGCCGAAGGCCAACTGCCCGCAACGTGGCGGCTGGGCAACCGACCCAATCTCACGCAGATGCATGCCATCGCCGCCAAGAATATCCCCGAGGACGTCGTCCGGGCAAGACTCCTGGACGATATCAGCAAGACTAAGGCTCTCACGGCCAACGCTTCCGCGGCGGGGGCTCGTGTCCACACGCTCCCCGCACGGCCCAAGGACATCGAAGATGACGGCGCGTTCCATTACGCCGTCTTGGGTCCGGGCGCCGCTTCGGAATCAGGAAAGCCCAGCCCCGAGGCGAAGCGATTCATCGACGAGACAACAGGGCCGGATCGTCCGAGGGTTTACCGGAACGCGGTGATCCTGCTTGTGCCCTCACGCGACGGCCTCGAGCTGGCAATGGCCAGGGCCCGCGACTACCTGGGCTGGGAGCAGGTGCGCGAGGAGATCAAGAAGCAACAAAAGGACGGCAACGTCGATCCCGCCCGGGCCGAGACTCTCCAGATCAACATCGAGAAGGCCAAAGCCCGTATTCCCGAAGCGGTCAAACAGGCGTATTGCATCGTGGTGACTGTCTCGGAGAAGGATGAAGTGCAGGCCTTCAAGATCACCGTCACGGAGGACCCGCACTTCAACATCATCAAGAGCGATAAGCGGTCGCGCGTGCAGGATACCGCCATCACGGCCGAGGCTCTTCTCCCCGATGGCCCTTATAACCTCTGGCGCTCAGGCGAGACCTCGCGGCGGGTCAAGGACCTGGCGGGTGCCTTTGCGCAGTTGCCGCATCTGCCGAAGATGCTTCGCTCCAGCGCCATCCTTGACACGCTTGCAAACGGGTGCGAGGGGGGAACCTTCGTGCTTCGGCTGACCCGGCCCGACGGCTCGGTGCGGACGTGGTGGATGTCCAGGCCGGATGAGAACGCGATGAACGATCCGGCGCTTGAGCTCGTCCTTCCGGAGGCCGCCGAGCTTGGGGAGATTTCCCCTGCACTCCTGGCACCCAAACATTTGCCGGGCCTGTGGTCTGCCGATGAGATCACGGTTGACGCAGTGACCCGTTACTTCAGCGGTTCGACCGTCGTGCAGGTGGAACGCGAAGGCTACCAAGAGCCGATGCGGATTCCGAAGGCCGGGCAGGCAGTGGTGGAGAAGGCCATCGGCCTTGCCGTTGAGAGCGGGGCGCTGTGGCTGCTCTCGGGGCCAGCCAGTATCCTGGGCGAGCCGATCCCGGCGGGCGTCTTGAACGCCACGTCGAAACTCTGCCCGCCGCCAGCCGTGATCGCTGCTGCGGAGATTCTTCCGGAGAACCTGCCGGCGGCTTGGAAAGATGGTGTGGCTTCGGCCCTTTCCGTTGCTACGGCCTTGTCCGTCAAAGCAGGTAAGACGCTCCCGTGGAAGACCGTTCGGGATGTGATCACGGCTGCTCTCCAGGCGCGCTTCCTCGTGCTGGACCAGGCATCCGGTCCTTGGCCCTGCGACTTCCCGGGGGCCCAGTCTGTAAAGCTCAAGGTGCCGCTGGATGTCCCGCCTCCGCCCCCACCCCCACCCCCTTCCAATGTGTTGATGGCGAGTGCTGAGCTCGAGCCTTCTGAAATCCAGGAACTGGGCGATGCTATTCCTGACCTGCTGAAGCTTAAGGCCAAGGCGAATACGCCGTTCCGATTTTTTGTTCGCATTGAGATGGGAGACGGAAAGACAATCCCACCGCCGGAGGCGGCTAAGGAGGCCAACAAGATCCTGAAGAAGGTAAAGGAAGAGCTTCAGCTGGGTGGCGGTGAAAGATGA
- a CDS encoding DUF5615 family PIN-like protein — translation MMKLKLDENLGERGARLFRSAGHDVATVPQQNLCSASDRVLITACRAEGRCLVTLDLDFSNPFLFPPWEYSGIAVLRLPHKPTDQDLWACCRTLIEGLAQNDIKGKLWIVERNRIREYQPDREGD, via the coding sequence ATGATGAAGCTCAAGCTCGATGAGAACTTGGGTGAACGGGGTGCACGCCTGTTCCGATCCGCGGGCCATGACGTCGCCACCGTTCCGCAGCAAAACCTCTGCTCCGCCAGCGATCGCGTGCTCATCACCGCCTGTCGGGCAGAGGGTAGGTGTCTAGTCACGCTCGACCTGGACTTCAGCAATCCCTTCCTTTTCCCTCCTTGGGAATACAGCGGCATCGCCGTCTTACGCCTTCCGCACAAGCCGACCGACCAAGACCTCTGGGCGTGCTGCCGTACGTTGATTGAAGGGCTTGCTCAGAACGATATCAAAGGCAAGCTCTGGATCGTCGAGCGCAACCGCATTCGGGAATATCAACCGGATCGAGAGGGGGATTGA
- a CDS encoding DUF433 domain-containing protein, giving the protein MNREDLLKRISIDPNICFGKPCIRGHRIWVSLILDLLASGWTFDQIRENYPGIDDDDIRACIAYGAEMSRERYVELPAANQ; this is encoded by the coding sequence ATGAACCGAGAAGACCTGTTGAAGCGCATCTCCATCGATCCGAATATTTGCTTCGGCAAGCCCTGTATTCGGGGACACCGAATCTGGGTGTCGCTGATCTTGGATTTGCTGGCCAGCGGCTGGACGTTCGATCAGATCCGCGAGAATTACCCTGGTATCGACGACGACGACATCCGAGCTTGCATTGCGTATGGGGCCGAAATGTCGCGCGAACGATATGTCGAGCTGCCGGCGGCGAATCAATGA
- a CDS encoding DUF1156 domain-containing protein encodes MDKSRLIEHAFPLKQASLDSVHEKNVRHGHISTLHIWPARRPLAACRAALIATLLPDPGTPEARQKLCEKIGGKVVKKIERKKMPGGRVVEREKEATEGGILHWGRETENKELLEWFRQEIRKAYGGRPPKVLDPFAGGGAIPLEAMRLGCEVTAVDINPVAWFILKCTLEYPQKLAGKTHPLPDFILENEEFMKAFYKAHPRCRSDVLSLFKQAMQRDVASPLEADLAWHVRAWGQWVLDRARRELARFYPTYAEFEPVEVASRRFLCDGTSRLPYEKQPTRLVPLKEDGKPDIDRLNAQFSAEYLADKRNPRWVAKPTVAYLWARTVTCKNCRATIPLLKTRWLCKKEKKRVLLTMQVIVDAASSPRARSVETALLHYFDPEAPIGNLSGNLPHWRQDGATYFVTFRLADSMPQEKLLQWEEERKAWQEKHPEPHDEKTRREYYQLFPQRFQEWLDAGYGECILAKPEIKALVESALRHFDGERYLLDEHVVMPNHVHALVTPLAGHELSEILHSWKSYTAHEINRKLGRSGTVWQKESFDHIIRSPAQMERVRQYIRNNPKGKPEDSAAPTRRDVASTVVFGIETNVPVKGGNAAQRREHDKRLGAGTMSRSGAKCPCCGTIMTMEDIRLEGRAGRLGSVMTAVVVEGQDGKEYRLPEREEIEKAGQAEKALPDLFAQIPFGLPVEPTPRGGIGASRAFSVDGYGFTRWRDLFTPRQLLALGTFVKWTREAATEMLRFGYPSEWREAVIGYLAILNDKVADYNSTTCRWVISGEFVGNTFTRFALPITWDFAEVAVINVVGAAYCAQLNWVSLCIDHALLASTDAEAPVAENRSALEISSGQYDAVVTDPPYYDAIPYSDLMDFFYLWLKRSLNGLSLDLDRAFRDPLSPKWNHERNDGELIDDASRHGGDKAKSKAVYEEGMARAFQACRNALKPDGKMVVVFANKQPDAWEALVSALVRSGFVVDGSWPIQTEMNTRMRAKASSALASSVWLVCKKRVDATSHRVISSGEDAASTFVDATSRRVDESGGTPLLLSKPGWDNQVLEEMRRNIRAKLREFWDAGIRGPDFVWAATGPALEAYSKHPVVKKANEPGLMTVSEFLAHVRRMVVEFVVGRVLSGSEHEDTRRDDASTLDDPTAYYLLHRHDFGLEEAPAGACILYAISCGLSDKELADTWDIIGYSRSDVSSLEDDDEIEEEESGEDAATTFEESGSKVKLKTWAQRKRRSLGYEAPAGKPIPLIDRVHRLMHLWKAGDLAKVDEYLDGNGLRRQELFKRLLQSLIELSPHGSEERSLLESLSNHVQARGAVKENRQLGLTFGDDTDTPSNKEDRP; translated from the coding sequence ATGGACAAATCTCGCCTGATCGAGCATGCCTTCCCGCTGAAGCAGGCTTCTCTGGACTCCGTCCACGAGAAGAACGTGCGGCATGGGCACATCTCGACGCTCCACATCTGGCCAGCGCGGCGGCCGCTGGCCGCGTGCCGGGCCGCCCTCATCGCCACGCTCCTGCCTGATCCCGGAACGCCCGAAGCACGCCAGAAGCTCTGCGAGAAAATCGGTGGCAAAGTAGTGAAAAAGATCGAGCGCAAGAAGATGCCCGGCGGGCGGGTCGTCGAGCGTGAGAAGGAAGCCACCGAGGGAGGCATTCTGCACTGGGGCCGGGAGACCGAGAACAAGGAGCTGCTGGAGTGGTTCCGGCAGGAGATCCGCAAGGCCTACGGAGGGCGCCCACCCAAAGTGCTGGACCCCTTCGCGGGCGGCGGTGCGATCCCGCTGGAGGCCATGCGCCTCGGGTGCGAGGTGACGGCCGTGGACATCAACCCGGTCGCCTGGTTCATCCTCAAATGCACGCTCGAATATCCGCAGAAGCTGGCCGGGAAGACCCATCCTCTGCCGGACTTCATCCTCGAGAACGAGGAGTTCATGAAGGCCTTTTACAAGGCGCACCCGCGGTGTAGAAGCGACGTCTTGTCGCTTTTTAAACAGGCCATGCAACGGGACGTCGCGTCTCCTTTGGAAGCAGACCTCGCCTGGCACGTCCGAGCGTGGGGCCAGTGGGTTCTCGACCGCGCCCGACGGGAACTTGCCAGGTTCTACCCGACCTACGCCGAGTTCGAGCCGGTAGAAGTGGCGTCCCGCCGCTTTCTATGCGACGGGACGTCGCGTCTACCTTACGAGAAGCAGCCCACGCGCCTGGTTCCCCTCAAGGAAGATGGGAAGCCGGACATTGACCGGCTGAATGCCCAGTTCAGCGCGGAGTACCTGGCAGACAAACGCAATCCCCGATGGGTGGCGAAGCCGACGGTCGCCTACCTCTGGGCGCGCACGGTGACCTGCAAGAACTGCCGCGCGACGATCCCGCTCCTCAAGACCCGCTGGCTGTGCAAGAAGGAAAAAAAGCGCGTGCTCCTCACGATGCAAGTAATAGTAGACGCGGCGTCCTCGCCGCGTGCGAGAAGCGTCGAGACGGCGCTTCTGCATTACTTCGATCCTGAAGCCCCCATTGGCAACCTTTCCGGCAACCTTCCCCATTGGCGCCAGGACGGTGCAACCTATTTCGTGACCTTCCGTCTAGCAGATTCCATGCCTCAAGAGAAGTTGCTGCAATGGGAAGAGGAACGCAAGGCGTGGCAGGAGAAACATCCTGAACCTCACGACGAAAAGACACGTCGCGAGTATTATCAACTTTTTCCCCAACGTTTTCAGGAATGGCTAGACGCCGGTTACGGCGAATGCATCCTTGCCAAACCAGAAATCAAGGCACTTGTCGAAAGTGCTCTGCGGCACTTTGATGGAGAACGCTACCTTCTCGATGAACATGTGGTGATGCCCAACCATGTCCATGCTTTGGTGACCCCCCTGGCTGGGCATGAACTGTCCGAGATCCTTCATTCATGGAAGTCCTACACGGCGCACGAGATCAACAGGAAACTGGGGCGCAGCGGAACCGTATGGCAGAAAGAATCCTTTGACCACATTATTAGAAGCCCTGCTCAAATGGAACGAGTCAGGCAATACATTCGGAATAATCCCAAGGGCAAGCCGGAAGACAGTGCCGCCCCAACGCGACGGGACGTCGCGTCTACTGTGGTCTTTGGAATCGAGACAAACGTTCCCGTAAAAGGCGGGAACGCAGCGCAGCGCCGCGAGCACGACAAGCGCCTCGGGGCGGGAACGATGTCGCGCTCTGGCGCCAAGTGCCCCTGCTGCGGCACGATCATGACGATGGAGGACATTCGACTGGAGGGTCGGGCCGGGCGTCTCGGCTCGGTCATGACCGCCGTGGTCGTGGAAGGACAAGACGGCAAGGAGTACCGGCTGCCGGAGCGAGAGGAAATAGAGAAAGCGGGTCAGGCAGAGAAGGCATTGCCCGACCTCTTCGCGCAGATTCCGTTCGGGTTGCCCGTGGAGCCGACTCCCAGGGGAGGAATCGGAGCAAGCCGAGCTTTTTCCGTAGACGGCTACGGCTTCACGCGATGGAGGGATCTCTTCACCCCCCGCCAGCTTCTGGCGCTGGGGACGTTCGTGAAGTGGACGAGGGAGGCGGCAACTGAGATGTTGCGGTTTGGCTATCCGTCGGAATGGCGTGAGGCTGTCATAGGTTACCTAGCCATACTCAACGACAAGGTTGCAGACTACAATTCAACGACTTGCCGATGGGTTATTTCCGGCGAGTTTGTCGGGAATACCTTTACTCGCTTCGCTTTGCCGATTACGTGGGACTTCGCCGAGGTGGCAGTCATCAATGTCGTCGGCGCGGCGTATTGCGCCCAGCTCAACTGGGTGTCGCTCTGTATCGACCATGCTTTACTCGCTTCGACGGATGCCGAGGCGCCCGTGGCGGAGAACCGATCTGCCCTCGAGATCAGTTCCGGCCAGTACGACGCCGTGGTGACGGACCCGCCCTACTACGATGCGATTCCGTACTCGGATCTGATGGATTTTTTCTATCTATGGCTGAAGCGCTCGCTGAACGGTCTTTCTCTGGACCTGGACAGGGCATTTCGAGACCCCCTTTCGCCCAAGTGGAATCACGAGAGAAACGACGGGGAACTCATCGATGACGCAAGTCGTCACGGAGGCGACAAGGCCAAGTCGAAGGCCGTTTATGAGGAGGGAATGGCGCGTGCGTTTCAGGCGTGCAGGAACGCACTGAAACCGGATGGCAAGATGGTTGTTGTTTTCGCCAACAAGCAGCCTGATGCATGGGAAGCCCTCGTGTCGGCACTCGTTCGATCGGGTTTCGTCGTCGACGGCAGCTGGCCCATCCAGACGGAGATGAACACCAGGATGCGTGCAAAGGCGTCTTCTGCTCTCGCCTCCTCCGTTTGGCTGGTCTGCAAGAAGCGAGTAGACGCGACGTCTCATCGCGTAATCTCAAGCGGCGAGGACGCCGCTTCTACGTTCGTAGACGCGACGTCTCGTCGCGTGGATGAAAGCGGCGGGACGCCGCTTCTACTTTCGAAGCCCGGCTGGGACAACCAGGTTCTGGAAGAGATGCGTCGGAATATCCGCGCCAAGCTCCGCGAATTCTGGGACGCGGGCATCCGTGGGCCGGACTTCGTGTGGGCGGCAACGGGTCCGGCGCTCGAGGCCTACAGCAAGCACCCCGTGGTCAAGAAGGCCAATGAGCCGGGCCTGATGACGGTGAGCGAGTTCCTCGCCCACGTGCGGCGGATGGTCGTGGAGTTCGTGGTCGGCCGAGTGCTGAGTGGAAGCGAACATGAAGATACGCGTCGAGACGACGCGTCTACTCTCGACGATCCAACCGCCTACTACCTTCTGCATCGTCACGACTTCGGCCTCGAGGAAGCCCCGGCGGGCGCGTGCATCCTCTACGCGATCTCGTGTGGCCTCTCCGACAAGGAGCTGGCCGACACGTGGGACATCATCGGCTATAGTAGAAGCGACGTCTCGTCGCTTGAAGATGATGATGAGATAGAAGAGGAAGAAAGCGGCGAGGACGCGGCTACTACTTTCGAGGAATCCGGGAGCAAGGTGAAGCTCAAGACGTGGGCGCAGCGTAAGAGACGTTCACTTGGCTATGAGGCGCCGGCCGGGAAACCGATCCCTCTCATCGACCGCGTGCACCGCCTGATGCATCTCTGGAAGGCCGGCGATCTTGCCAAGGTGGACGAGTACCTCGACGGCAACGGACTGCGCCGGCAAGAACTTTTCAAGCGGCTCCTCCAGTCGCTCATCGAGCTTTCGCCCCACGGAAGCGAAGAGCGCTCCCTGCTCGAATCCCTGAGCAACCACGTCCAGGCCAGGGGCGCGGTGAAGGAAAATCGCCAGCTGGGCTTGACTTTTGGCGACGACACCGATACTCCGTCAAACAAGGAGGATCGTCCATGA
- a CDS encoding ThiF family adenylyltransferase, with the protein MWNELFKKWALRCRLTVKPAGLIPAKSVWFIVADDDYPWGDIELYPAKDGGIKHTFPHQSHNAEGNPDVPWREGKICVRTSLRYAGRRAYDIEPTSPEERLRWHVMRAKEWLEAAAAGRVAEVGEPFELPDFPRRSHTTLGFIEDEDSFRFWQEETVEVCGVATVVQPDGVNAWYAVTTFSNARGKTIREVEYGALLRHGTARKLSAMWIRLPRIPVIHPWQAPATFGELRAAMKEQGVDFNPLFFDLARDFRDGKRHILLVGFPIPTTIGGEPAMYHWQALQLPVLTHGKVKGFRPKEGNFAMNDARTVLSDSSSIDWIISRNWSEQQIRTRGRASSSLTGAKVLIVGAGAIGSSVAEILVREGCQRIVVVDGDILEVGNLCRHTLSIQEIQTPKAESLAARLNSISPHVTAEGVRRYVHNTTEVEQRKMAECTIVIDCTGDDRAAFRLSTFPWEGNKLFVSISTGLQARRLFLFGACGERFPHHDFSAMLTPWLDKELKEHKGFELPPEGLGCWHPVFPARSDDIWLLSSIAVKCIDSWMTNPPRSPRLCVFEQEQKDEFPPGIKLVQ; encoded by the coding sequence GTGTGGAATGAGCTATTCAAGAAATGGGCGCTGCGATGTCGTTTGACGGTAAAGCCTGCCGGTCTCATTCCTGCCAAGTCGGTGTGGTTCATCGTTGCAGATGACGACTATCCATGGGGCGATATTGAACTGTATCCTGCCAAAGACGGGGGGATCAAACACACATTTCCCCATCAGTCACACAACGCTGAGGGGAATCCTGATGTCCCGTGGCGAGAGGGGAAGATATGCGTCCGGACATCGCTGCGCTACGCGGGGCGGCGGGCCTACGATATCGAACCCACCTCGCCTGAAGAGCGGTTGCGGTGGCACGTAATGCGAGCTAAGGAGTGGTTAGAGGCTGCGGCAGCAGGTCGAGTAGCCGAGGTGGGCGAACCGTTCGAATTGCCAGACTTTCCGCGACGATCACACACTACACTAGGCTTCATCGAAGACGAGGACTCCTTTCGGTTCTGGCAGGAAGAGACGGTCGAGGTATGTGGGGTTGCCACCGTGGTTCAACCTGATGGCGTCAACGCGTGGTATGCCGTCACCACCTTCTCAAATGCACGAGGAAAAACCATTCGGGAAGTGGAGTACGGAGCCTTGTTAAGGCATGGGACTGCGCGCAAACTCTCCGCGATGTGGATCCGCCTACCTCGTATACCGGTGATCCACCCTTGGCAAGCCCCCGCAACCTTCGGCGAACTGCGAGCAGCAATGAAGGAACAGGGCGTTGACTTCAATCCTCTGTTCTTCGACCTTGCTCGAGACTTTCGTGACGGCAAACGGCACATTCTACTTGTCGGCTTCCCCATACCAACTACCATTGGGGGCGAACCCGCGATGTACCACTGGCAGGCACTCCAGCTGCCTGTGCTTACACATGGCAAGGTGAAAGGCTTTCGCCCCAAGGAGGGAAACTTCGCAATGAACGACGCCCGTACCGTTCTTTCGGATAGCAGCAGCATTGACTGGATCATCTCAAGGAACTGGTCGGAGCAACAGATACGGACAAGAGGCCGAGCATCATCTTCACTAACGGGTGCCAAGGTTCTGATAGTTGGCGCTGGGGCTATAGGATCCTCGGTGGCTGAGATACTCGTTCGCGAAGGCTGTCAGAGAATAGTTGTGGTAGACGGAGACATCCTTGAAGTGGGCAACTTGTGTCGTCACACGCTCTCCATCCAAGAGATACAGACACCAAAAGCAGAGTCGTTGGCGGCCCGATTGAACAGCATCTCTCCTCACGTTACCGCCGAGGGGGTCAGACGATACGTGCACAACACCACTGAGGTTGAGCAACGGAAAATGGCGGAGTGCACTATCGTCATCGACTGTACTGGTGATGACCGTGCTGCTTTCCGATTGAGCACCTTTCCTTGGGAGGGCAACAAACTGTTTGTGAGTATCTCGACAGGTCTTCAAGCCCGACGGTTATTTTTATTCGGGGCATGTGGCGAGAGGTTCCCCCATCATGATTTCTCGGCCATGCTGACCCCGTGGCTCGACAAAGAGTTGAAAGAGCACAAGGGATTCGAGTTGCCCCCCGAAGGGCTCGGATGCTGGCACCCCGTCTTTCCCGCTCGCTCGGATGATATCTGGTTGTTGAGTTCCATCGCCGTGAAATGCATTGATTCATGGATGACTAATCCTCCACGTTCTCCTCGATTGTGCGTGTTTGAACAGGAGCAGAAGGATGAGTTCCCACCGGGAATCAAATTGGTCCAATAG